In Gadus macrocephalus chromosome 4, ASM3116895v1, the following proteins share a genomic window:
- the LOC132455432 gene encoding LOW QUALITY PROTEIN: hemopexin-like (The sequence of the model RefSeq protein was modified relative to this genomic sequence to represent the inferred CDS: inserted 3 bases in 2 codons; deleted 3 bases in 2 codons), translated as MTQLFLPLCVACLALVFTSAAPPPTTQTAEVAIPDRCDGIEFDAITPDEQGKQLFFKDGFLWKGXRGPAQRVAESFSGIGRVDAAFRMHREGSTEDHDHVYLFQDDMVFRYFNQTLQDGFPKKMEQEFPGVPCHLDAAVECPKGECSADSVLFFKGSEVHHFDVATRTVKKKEWPQVPPCTSVLRWMEHYYCFQGNNFTRFHPVTGLVVGAYPKDARAYFMTCPNFGHHGSGDHKLPLCSEVKLDAITSDDAGKTYFFTGSHYMRLDTSRDGMHAFPANRMWPEVAGGIDAVFSYQDKMYFIKGDQVVIYLSGAHYSLIEGYPKTLQEELGVQGPVDAAFACPGDHTAHIIQGDQMKDVDLSATPRTVTKVTTPAPXDKVDSALCGPDGLKLFVGSTYYEYTATSELVARARSGACRPPSLPP; from the exons ATGACACAGCTCTTCCTACCCCTCTGTGTGGCTTGCCTTGCGCTGGTCTTCACCAGCGCCGCACCACC ACCAACTACACAAACAGCAGAAGTTG CCATACCTGACAGGTGCGATGGCATTGAGTTTGACGCCATCACACCGGACGAGCAAGGAAAACAGCTGTTCTTCAAAG ATGGCTTCCTGTGGAAGG TCCGTGGTCCGGCTCAGCGAGTCGCCGAGTCCTTCAGTGGCATCGGTCGCGTGGATGCCGCGTTC CGCATGCACCGGGAGGGCAGCACTGAGGACCACGATCACGTCTACCTATTCCAG GACGATATGGTGTTTAGATATTTCAACCAAACTCTCCAAGACGGCTTTCCCAAAAAGATGGAACAGGAGTTCCCCGGGGTGCCGTGTCACCTGGACGCCGCGGTGGAGTGTCCGAAGGGGGAGTGTTCCGCCGACTCCGTCCTCTTCTTCAAAG GAAGTGAGGTGCACCACTTCGACGTCGCCACCCGGACGGTGAAGAAGAAGGAGTGGCCCCAGGTGCCGCCGTGCACCTCGGTCCTCCGCTGGATGGAGCACTACTACTGTTTCCAGGGCAACAACTTCACCCGGTTCCACCCGGTGACGGGCTTGGTGGTGGGGGCGTACCCCAAAGACGCCCGCGCGTAC TTCATGACCTGCCCCAACtttg GACATCATGGAAGTGGTGACCACAAGTTACCCTTGTGCTCGGAGGTCAAACTGGACGCCATCACGTCGGATGACGCGGGCAAAACCTACTTCTTCACAG GCTCCCACTACATGCGTCTGGACACCAGCCGCGACGGCATGCACGCCTTCCCCGCAAACCGCATGTGGCCCGAGGTGGCAGGCGGCATCGACGCCGTCTTCTCCTACCAAGACAAGATGTACTTCATCAAG ggggACCAGGTGGTCATCTACCTGTCGGGGGCCCACTACTCCCTCATCGAGGGGTACCCCAAGaccctgcaggaggagctgggggtccAGGGGCCCGTGGACGCTGCCTTCGCCTGCCCCGGGGACCACACCGCCCACATCATCCAGG GCGACCAGATGAAGGACGTTGACCTCTCCGCGACCCCCAGGACCGTTACCAAGGTGACGACCCCTGCGCC CGACAAGGTGGACTCGGCCCTCTGCGGGCCGGACGGCCTGAAGCTGTTTGTGGGCAGCACGTACTACGAGTACACCGCCACCAGTGAACTGGTCGCGAGGGCCAGGTCGGGAGCCTGCCGTCCCCCATCACTCCCTCCATGA
- the LOC132455395 gene encoding hemopexin-like produces MTQLFLPLCVACFALVFTSAAPPPTTQTAEVAIPDRCDGIEFDAITPDEQGKHLFFKDGFLWKGFRGPAQRVAESFSDLGRVDAAFRMHREGSTEDHDYVYLFQDEMVFRYFNQTLQDGFPKKVEQEFPGVPCHLDAAVECPKGECSADSVLFFKGSEVYHYDVATRTVKKKEWPQVPPCTSAIRWMEHYYCFQGHNFTRFHPVTGLVVGGVYPKDARAYFMGCPNYGGGIGGAHELPACSEVKFDAVTSDNAGRTYYFTGSRYQSVGTGLDDPRAFPITRMWPEVAGGVDAAFSYQDKMYLIKGDQVFIYLSGAPYSLIEGYPKTLQVELGVQGPVDAAFACPGDHTAHIIQGAQMRDVDLSVTPSTVTKVTNLGVLPEVDAALCGSDGLKLFSNTMYTKYRNKYQLSPDEDRRRPGVSYMMATPEYFFIDSSMKICSSIRLSNPF; encoded by the exons ATGACCCAGCTCTTCCTACCGCTCTGTGTGGCTTGCTTTGCGCTGGTATTCACCAGCGCAGCACCACC aCCAACTACACAAACAGCAGAAGTTG CCATACCAGACAGGTGCGATGGCATTGAGTTTGACGCCATCACACCGGACGAGCAAGGAAAACATCTGTTCTTCAAAG ATGGCTTCCTGTGGAAGGGCTTCCGTGGTCCGGCTCAGCGAGTCGCCGAGTCCTTTAGTGACCTCGGTCGCGTGGACGCCGCATTCCGCATGCACCGGGAGGGCAGCACTGAGGACCACGATTACGTGTACCTATTCCAG GACGAAATGGTGTTTAGATATTTCAACCAAACTCTCCAAGACGGCTTTCCCAAAAAGGTGGAACAGGAGTTCCCCGGGGTGCCGTGTCACCTGGACGCCGCGGTGGAGTGCCCGAAGGGGGAGTGTTCCGCCGACTCCGTCCTCTTCTTCAAAG GAAGTGAGGTGTACCACTACGACGTCGCCACTCGGACGGTGAAGAAGAAGGAGTGGCCCCAGGTGCCGCCGTGCACCTCCGCCATCCGCTGGATGGAGCACTACTACTGTTTCCAGGGCCACAACTTCACCCGGTTCCACCCGGTGACGGgcttggtggtggggggggtgtaccCCAAAGACGCCCGCGCGTACTTCATGGGCTGCCCCAATTATG GAGGAGGTATTGGAGGTGCACATGAGTTACCAGCCTGCTCAGAGGTCAAATTTGACGCTGTGACGTCCGACAACGCAGGCAGAACCTACTACTTCACAG GCTCCCGCTACCAGAGTGTGGGCACCGGTCTCGATGACCCTCGCGCCTTCCCCATAACCCGCATGTGGCCCGAGGTGGCCGGCGGCGTCGACGCCGCCTTCTCCTACCAAGACAAGATGTACCTCATCAAG ggggaCCAGGTGTTCATCTACCTGTCGGGGGCCCCCTACTCCCTCATCGAGGGGTACCCCAAGACCCTGCAGGTGGAGCTGGGGGTCCAGGGGCCCGTGGACGCTGCCTTCGCCTGCCCCGGGGACCACACCGCCCACATCATCCAGG GCGCCCAGATGAGGGACGTTGACCTCTCCGTGACCCCAAGTACCGTTACCAAGGTGACGAACCTGGGCGTCCTTCCCGAGGTGGACGCCGCCCTCTGCGGGTCAGACGGCCTGAAGCTGTTTTCGAACACCATGTACACCAAGTACCGCAACAAGTACCAACTCAGTCCGGACGAGGACCGGCGCAGGCCTGGCGTATCCTACATGATGGCCACTCCCGAGTATTTCTTCATCGATTCCTCCATGAAAATATGCAGCAGCATACGCCTGAGCAACCCGTTCTAA